The Flavobacteriales bacterium genomic interval GTCAGTGTTTCCCCCCATAGCATTAATAAAATAGGAGATGTCACCTTTTTCAATAAGTGATTTTTTGTAATTAGTATTGTACTTTAAAGAATGTTGCGGATTAGTATTAAAAATACTATTTAAAACACTTTCTATTTTGGCTTTTTTCTCAGCTTCTTTCTTTTTAGCTTCAGCTTCTAAACGGTCTTGGTAGGATTCGTAATAGTTATCTTCAGTTGTTGTTTCTTCATTATAAGAATAAGAACGGTATCGATAAGGTATTTTGTAATCAATAAAGGTAACGATATCATTGTTCCATGCTAACAAAATGTCTTCATCTTTATAATAATGATAATTATTATTTAGAGTAATGAGTTGCTCTTTTTGATCAGTAGGAATAATGTTATTAATCAGTTGATCAAACTTAGCTTGATCACTTTTTGAAAAAATAAGGGCAGAATGATTAATGCTATCATTCATTCCAAATGTAAAAAAGTAATCTTTATTAGTACTTAAACCATAAGCATGACCATTACTAACCAAGGCACCAAAAATATTCTCAATCGTTAATCGAGGAGTAGGTTTGTAATTGTATTCGTAGTTATAATCATAGCTATCGTATGCTTTTTCAGCAGATTCCACTTCTTCAGTGGCTACTTCTACTTCCTCTTCAATAATTTCAGCTTTTATTTGAGGTTCTGGTTGAGGAGGTGGTGGTGGAATGACCATATCATCAACTTCTTCACGTAGAATTTCAACTTCAGCATCAGAAACACTGGTGTTTTCATCAATTAGAGCTTGTTTATAGTCAGCGATTAATCGATCAAATTGGTTAGTGATCGAGTCATACATTGCTAGTTTACTTAAATCACTGCTCTTAGCCGTAATTGAAGCTCCATCAAAAGTCACTACTGCAAATTCGTTAGTAGGAATATGTTCCAATAAATTGGATTGAGCATTGGTTATAATTGACCCAGTTGCTAAAATTGAAGTCAAAAAAAATGAAGTCTTTTTCATTCGAGATAATTAGTTTGTTTATAGACCAAAAGTAACAGTTCTTTGATAAAATATTGAATTTCTATGAGTTAATTTATTAGCTAGCGAAAAACTTTAACAATTGTTAATAAAAATAGCACGGATAAGCTTAGTGATTTCAAATCGTAATTTTATATTTGTGAATCTTAATTAAGATAATGGCAGAAGATCAATTCATAGTATCAGCAAGGAAATATAGACCATCGACATGGGAAAGTGTTGTAGGGCAGTCGAATATTACGGATACACTTCAACATGCAATTGATACTGGTCATTTAGCTTCGGCTTATTTATTTTGTGGTCCTAGAGGAGTAGGAAAGACGACTTGCGCTAGAATCTTTGCAAAAACAATCAATCAACAAGAGGGAGGAGATTTAGAAGAAGACTTTTCATTTAATGTCTTTGAATTGGATGCGGCTTCAAATAACTCTGTTGATGATATTCGATCAATTACAGATCAGGTTAGAATACCACCGCAAACAGGTAAATACAAAGTCTATATCATTGATGAGGTTCACATGTTATCTCAAGCAGCTTTTAATGCTTTCTTAAAAACATTAGAAGAGCCGCCTCCACATGCGATATTTATTTTAGCTACTACAGAGAAGCATAAAATTATTCCTACGATATTATCACGTTGCCAAGTTTATGACTTTAATCGTATTACGATCAAAGACATTGCCAATCATTTGAGTTGGATTGCTGAGCAAGAAAATATCAAGGCAGAACCAGATGCACTGCATGTCATTGCTGAAAAGGCTGATGGGGCACTAAGAGATGCTCTTTCTATTTTTGATCAAATTGTAAGTTATTGTGACGACAATATAACCTATGATGCAGTAATTAAAAATTTGAATATTCTAGATTATGAATATTACTTTAAATTAACTGATGCTTTATTAGGTAATAAGATTCATGAAGCTTTATTAGTTTTCGATGAAATTCTAGACAATGGTTTTGATGGCCATAATTTTATTGTAGGTTTAGGTGGACATTTTAGAAATTTATTAGTTTGTAAAGATGCCATTACACTCAGACTATTAGAAGTTGGGGATAATATCAAGTTAAAGTATAAAGAACAGTCAGCAAGTGCATCAGCGCACTTTTTGGTGGATGCCTTAAAAATAACAGGAGATGCTGATGTTCATTTTAAAGCAGCTAAAAACAAACGACTTCATGTTGAATTGGCTATCATGAAATTAAGCTCTCTAACTGCCATAGAGGGTCAAAAAAAAAAGTAACCCACTAGACTTTGAAATTATTGCTCCTGATTTCTTAGGGATAGATACTCCAAAAGCACCTAACCCTCAAACAGTTCAACCCACACAAACTGGACAACCAGTGGCCAAAAAGGAAGTTGTGGTAGAACCTCCTAAGGAAGAAAAGAAGAACATTAAAGTTGCAGCATTTCAACAGTTTAAACGAAAGTCGAGCCTTTCAATTGGCGGTGCTATTAAGAAGAAGACTGAGGTTAAAGAAGAGCAGAAACAACAAGAAGATTTATCCAATAAACCAAGAAAAAGCTTTACAGTTGAGCAACTACACGCCAAGTGGAAATCGTATGCATATCGCGTTCAAAAAGAGCGAAGAGTTAGTATGTATGCTACGTTATCAAAACGACAACCTGAATTAAAAGAAAATTTTGAAGTTGTATTTACGATAGATAGTGCTGTACAGCAAATTGATTTGGATAATGAACGTCCAGATTTATTGGCTTTTTTAAGAAAAGAGTTGAATAATTACGGAGTTAGTCTAACCATCGAAATGACCGAAAAGGAAGCAACTTCTATGAAGTACTTATCTGGAAGAGATCGTTTCTTACAAATGGCTGAAAAAAATGATGCGCTCCATCAATTAAGGGAGAAATTAGGATTGGATATTGAATACTAATAGTCGTATTAAATGTCTGTTTGGATTCCAACTACTAAAATATCATCTGTTTGACGCTCTTCACCTTGCCATTTTTTGAGTTGATTGGTTAAGTAAGTCACTCGATCTTTTAGTAGGTGTTTTTCACAGTTTAAAAACATTGTCTTCATTCTTCGTTTAGTGAGTTTTTTGCCTTTCTCTCCCCCAAATTGATCCTGTAACCCATCACTCGTTAAATAAAATGAATCTCCTTTTTCAAAAGAAATATATTGAGTGGTAAATGGTAAAGGAGTAGAGGTTTTTCCAATAGTTTGTCGATCAGCTTTATACTCTAATAGAAGATGTTGATCATCATAAAATGCCTTTTCTAATTCAACTGAAGTCTTGCTATTCTTTGTTATTCTATAAATCGAATTATTGGCTCCACTATAAGCTAATGTGGTAGAACCAATTTTCATAGAACACAATGAAATATCCATGCCTTCACTATGATAGGCGTTTTCAGTTTCAAACAAACGTTGAACCCTCATTCTTACAAGGCCTAAGAGTTCGCCTAATTCGAGCGTCGGTTCTTGCTGAATGACTTCATCTAGGGCTTGATAACAAACAATACTTATCATAGCTCCTGAAACACCATGTCCAGTGCAATCAGCAACAGCAAAGAAGAGTTGGTCGTTGAGGCGTCTTGACCAAAAAAAGTCGCCAGAGAGAATATCTCTAGGTTGCATCAAGACACAACTATTGGGAACGTTTAATATAAACTGCTCTGTGGATTGCAATAAGGTGTTTTGAACCTTTTTAGCGTAAGTAATATTATCGGTTATTTCCTCCTTTTGCGATTGGATTTGAAGGGTTTGTTCATGAACCAAGTTTCTGTTATGGATTAATTCGTTCAGTCTATCATTATACAATTCAGCAATATAATTTCTCCAAGAAGAATATTGATCGAACCATTTTTTTGTTATTGTTGGAGGAACTAAAATAACGGTGCAGTCATCTTTTACTGTTCCGCTACCAACACTCAGTTGGTTGTTTTGTCCTGCAATTAAAGATAAAATACAACTTTGACCAGGACAAATATCATAGATATGTGTTTCTATTTGCTTATGATTCGTTTGAGTGACCTCAATGGTCCCCTCCATTAGCAAAGGAATGGCGGTAACAGGTGAGAATTCATGAATTAATACTGTTCCTTTCTTAAAATGTCGAACAGGAAAACTTTGCAGTTCTTTAAGTAATGGGGCTTCAAAAATATGTTCTAATTTTTTCATTTTTTTTAGGTTGAAAAACTTTATCTCGAGCGAAAGTAGTAAAAAACAACAAATGTTTAGAATTAGATTTGAAAACAAAAGTTTCATTTTAAAGCTTGCCGTATAGCTTGCAAAAGCTTACCAAATTTCTTATATTCGCGAGTCTAAAATTACGAGGAAAACATTGTACAATATGCATTGTACATTATACAAAAAAAAATGGAAAATATAGCACCTTATCAACCCCAAAATAAAGTAAGAATTGTTACCGCAGCTTCTTTATTTGATGGACACGATGCAGCAATAAATATCATGAGAAGAATTATTCAATCCACTGGATGTGAAGTCATTCATTTAGGACATGATAGAAGTGTAGAAGAAGTAGTTAATTGTGCCATTCAAGAAGATGTTCAAGCGATTGCAATGACTTCATACCAAGGGGGACATACCGAATACTTGAAGTATATGTATGATTTGTTAAAAGAGAAAGGAGCTCCGCACATCAAAATCTTCGCTGGAGGTGGAGGAACGATTTTACCTTCCGAAATCGAAGAGTTACAGGCTTATGGAATAGAACGTATTTACCATCCAGATGATGGAAGAGCAATGGGATTACAAGGTATGATCAACGATTTGGTAGAACGATCTGACTTTCCTGTGGGCGCTGAAATTACCAATGAAAAAGATTTAATGGCAGAAAAGAATAATTATGCCATTGCCCGTCTGATCAGTGCAGCTGAAAATTTTCCAGATGCTAATGAAAAGTTATTAGCTGATATTCACTCTGAAGCAGATAAAAATAATACGCCAATTTTGGGGATTACTGGGACTGGTGGTGCAGGTAAATCTTCTTTAGTTGACGAGTTAGTACGTCGATTTTTAATTGACTTTCCAGAAAAAAATATAGC includes:
- a CDS encoding SpoIIE family protein phosphatase, with product MKKLEHIFEAPLLKELQSFPVRHFKKGTVLIHEFSPVTAIPLLMEGTIEVTQTNHKQIETHIYDICPGQSCILSLIAGQNNQLSVGSGTVKDDCTVILVPPTITKKWFDQYSSWRNYIAELYNDRLNELIHNRNLVHEQTLQIQSQKEEITDNITYAKKVQNTLLQSTEQFILNVPNSCVLMQPRDILSGDFFWSRRLNDQLFFAVADCTGHGVSGAMISIVCYQALDEVIQQEPTLELGELLGLVRMRVQRLFETENAYHSEGMDISLCSMKIGSTTLAYSGANNSIYRITKNSKTSVELEKAFYDDQHLLLEYKADRQTIGKTSTPLPFTTQYISFEKGDSFYLTSDGLQDQFGGEKGKKLTKRRMKTMFLNCEKHLLKDRVTYLTNQLKKWQGEERQTDDILVVGIQTDI
- the dnaX gene encoding DNA polymerase III subunit gamma/tau — protein: MAEDQFIVSARKYRPSTWESVVGQSNITDTLQHAIDTGHLASAYLFCGPRGVGKTTCARIFAKTINQQEGGDLEEDFSFNVFELDAASNNSVDDIRSITDQVRIPPQTGKYKVYIIDEVHMLSQAAFNAFLKTLEEPPPHAIFILATTEKHKIIPTILSRCQVYDFNRITIKDIANHLSWIAEQENIKAEPDALHVIAEKADGALRDALSIFDQIVSYCDDNITYDAVIKNLNILDYEYYFKLTDALLGNKIHEALLVFDEILDNGFDGHNFIVGLGGHFRNLLVCKDAITLRLLEVGDNIKLKYKEQSASASAHFLVDALKITGDADVHFKAAKNKRLHVELAIMKLSSLTAIEGQKKK